The proteins below come from a single Kitasatospora sp. NBC_00315 genomic window:
- a CDS encoding LuxR family transcriptional regulator: MTADPTADPGTDTPDETARQLYLAILAEGGRLPATAVTESDEAALRQLVDVGLVMPNSMDASYTAVSPRAVSDRLGAELRTEATRLLVRAESLPSALDGLTRAYDAVPRRLDQPGSSELIEGHTHIRHRITQLLSDCTEEVLTVQPGHRPAAAMEIATRQDLALLGRGRALRTLYQPSVLAEPAVVAYASRVTAQGAQVRVLDEAFHRMIIFDRTVAVIPAADDHTRASFVTDPAAVAFLVGVFERDWTRAETVEWDTAGVKGSAHHAADRVGRLLASGLTQRAVATRMGLSERTVAGHISRLRERHGAQTLFQLGWQMRGGRGD; encoded by the coding sequence GTGACTGCGGATCCGACCGCCGATCCGGGCACCGACACGCCCGACGAAACGGCCCGGCAGCTGTACCTGGCGATCCTGGCCGAGGGCGGGCGACTGCCGGCCACGGCGGTGACGGAGTCCGACGAGGCGGCACTGCGCCAGCTGGTGGACGTCGGCCTGGTGATGCCGAACTCGATGGACGCCTCCTACACGGCCGTCAGCCCGCGGGCCGTCAGCGACCGTCTGGGCGCCGAACTCCGCACGGAGGCCACCCGCCTCCTGGTCCGCGCCGAGAGCCTCCCCAGCGCCCTGGACGGCCTCACCCGGGCCTATGACGCGGTGCCGCGCCGGCTCGACCAGCCGGGCAGCTCCGAACTCATCGAGGGGCACACCCACATCCGCCACCGGATCACCCAGCTGCTGTCGGACTGCACCGAGGAAGTGCTCACCGTCCAGCCCGGCCACCGGCCGGCGGCGGCCATGGAGATCGCCACCCGGCAGGATCTCGCCCTGCTCGGCCGCGGACGGGCCCTGCGCACGCTCTACCAGCCCTCGGTGCTCGCCGAGCCCGCGGTGGTGGCCTACGCCTCGCGCGTCACCGCACAGGGGGCTCAGGTCCGCGTCCTGGACGAGGCGTTCCACCGGATGATCATCTTCGACCGTACGGTGGCGGTCATCCCGGCGGCCGACGACCACACCCGGGCGTCCTTCGTGACCGATCCCGCCGCGGTCGCCTTCCTGGTCGGCGTGTTCGAACGCGACTGGACCCGCGCCGAGACCGTCGAATGGGACACGGCCGGGGTGAAGGGCTCCGCCCACCACGCCGCCGATCGCGTCGGCCGCCTGCTGGCCTCCGGCCTCACCCAGCGCGCCGTCGCCACCCGGATGGGCCTCAGCGAGCGCACCGTGGCCGGCCACATCTCCCGCCTGCGCGAGCGCCACGGCGCCCAGACCCTCTTCCAGCTGGGCTGGCAGATGCGCGGGGGCCGCGGTGACTGA